From a region of the Pieris rapae chromosome 22, ilPieRapa1.1, whole genome shotgun sequence genome:
- the LOC110997989 gene encoding semaphorin-2A, which translates to MAGSQRQWLVALVWAALGSVLADSWTTYQEQPCCRPITHHRVRHHRDHIREFACGTLFYRSLYINEERNTLYVGAMDRIFKLNLTDISQSHCERDALLLEASNVARCVSKGKSEPFECRNHIRVLQPLGDGERLYVCGTNAHSPKDWVVYLNLTHLPRHEYVPGVGLGVAKCPYDPADNSTAVWVNRGNPGGLPALYAGTNAEFTKADPVIFRNDLFDLRTGQKRFNFKRTLKYDSKWLDKTNFVGSFDVGEYVLFFFRETAVEFMNCGKAVYSRVARVCKQDTGGKHILSQNWATYLKARLNCSIPGEFPFYFDEIQSVYQMPGDSSKFYAAFTTGASDGLVGSAICTFTMDDIQEAFAGRFKEQATSSSAWLPVLRARVPEPRPGTCVNNTESLPDNVLNFIRSHPLMDSAVRHEGDAPAFYKRDLVLTTLVVDRQTVDMLAQDVTYTVFYAGTSAGEVYKIVQWAGGGSRVADVWRAAGDEPVRTLALSRLTHALYLATDNRLRQLPLHACAHRYDSCVRCVLDPYCGWDKEVGACRSYTPGLLHDATNSTPSICEASAPLKTVRAGYGQSVHLAAFAKTPQVLTDQNVAWYHHSRERGRYKISYNWERVLLTSERGLVLLAVTESDRGRYECYFGPTLVASYNLDIDMHRCTQPNKSQEYRQVYSDWCHEFEKYKSAMKAWESRQMQCSKNMNSNQQNNMSNEIVASLR; encoded by the exons aTCACATCAGAGAGTTCGCGTGCGGGACTTTATTCTATCGTTCCTTATACATTAATGAAGAAAGAAACACACTTTATGTTGGTGCTAT GGATcgaatatttaagttaaactTGACAGATATAAGTCAATCACATTGTGag agAGACGCTCTATTATTAGAGGCAAGTAATGTAGCTCGTTGTGTAAGCAAAGGAAAATCAGAGCCATTTGAATGTAGAAACCACATACGAGTATTGCAGCCTCTTGGTGATGGAGAAAGGTTGTACGTGTGCGGTACAAACGCTCATAGCCCCAAAGATTGGGTGGTTTAC TTAAATCTAACGCACCTGCCCCGGCATGAATATGTGCCAGGAGTTGGACTTGGCGTAGCCAAGTGCCCCTATGACCCAGCGGACAACAGCACCGCAGTGTGGGTCAATCGTGGCAACCCCGGTGGCCTGCCAGCGCTGTACGCCGGGACGAACGCCGAATTCACTAAAGCGGATCCGGTCATATTTCGAAACGACCTTTTCGATTTACGAACGGGTCAAAAGAGGTTCAATTTTAAACGGACGTTGAAGTACGACTCGAAATGGTTGGACA aaaccAATTTTGTGGGATCGTTCGATGTTGGGGAGTACGTTTTGTTCTTTTTTCGGGAAACCGCCGTGGAATTCATGAACTGTGGCAAAGCTGTTTACTCTCGAGTGGCGAGGGTATGCAAACAAGACACTGGTGGCAAGCATATACTGAGCCAGAATTGGGCCACTTATTTGAAAGCCAGACTGAACTGCAGCATACCTGGAGAGTTTCCCTTCTACTTTGATGAGATAC aAAGCGTTTATCAGATGCCGGGTGATAGCAGTAAATTCTACGCGGCGTTCACAACCGGCGCAAGCGACGGTCTTGTTGGATCAGCCATCTGCACATTTACGATGGACGACATACAGGAAGCCTTCGCTGGAAGGTTTAAAGAACAG GCTACATCAAGCTCGGCTTGGCTGCCTGTGCTTCGCGCCCGTGTGCCGGAACCACGACCAGGCACGTGTGTCAACAATACAGAGTCGTTGCCCGATAACGTGCTCAATTTTATCAG GTCTCACCCACTTATGGACTCTGCTGTCAGACACGAGGGTGATGCTCCAGCTTTCTACAAGCGAGATCTTGTCCTGACCACGTTGGTGGTTGATCGGCAGACAGTTGACATGCTAGCCCAGGATGTCACTTACACTGTGTTCTATGCGGGTACAA GTGCTGGTGAAGTGTATAAGATCGTTCAGTGGGCTGGAGGCGGATCCCGCGTGGCAGATGTTTGGCGAGCGGCGGGCGATGAACCCGTTCGTACGCTTGCACTGTCGAGGCTAACCCATGCCCTCTACTTGGCTACAGACAACAGATTACGTCAGCTACCTTTACATGCGTGTGCGCATCG GTATGACAGCTGTGTTCGCTGCGTCCTAGATCCGTATTGCGGTTGGGATAAAGAAGTTGGTGCATGTCGCTCCTACACTCCAGGGTTACTCCATGACGCTACAAATTCCACCCCATCTATTTGCGAAGCCAGCGCTCCATTGAAAACAGTCAGAGCTGGTTATGGACAGAGCGTGCATCTCGCCGCGTTTGCCAAGACGCCGCAAGTTCTGACGGATCAAAACGTCGCCTGGTACCATCATTCCAGAGAGAGGGGCAGATACAAAATCAGTTATAA TTGGGAGCGAGTTTTGTTGACTTCCGAGCGTGGTTTGGTGCTACTGGCCGTTACAGAATCTGACAGGGGCCGGTATGAATGTTACTTTGGACCTACCCTGGTTGCTTCATACAATTTGGACATAGATATGCACAG ATGTACGCAACCAAATAAATCACAGGAATACAGGCAAGTGTACTCTGATTGGTGTCACGAGTTTGAAAAGTACAAGAGCGCTATGAAGGCCTGGGAGTCTCGGCAAATG CAATGTTCAAAAAACATGAATTCAAACCAGCAGAACAATATGAGCAACGAGATTGTCGCTTCGCTGCGGTGA